One part of the Mesorhizobium sp. M4B.F.Ca.ET.058.02.1.1 genome encodes these proteins:
- a CDS encoding N-formylglutamate amidohydrolase, with translation MTRSTVFAPFDIVEGDRKRGIVLLGDHARRALPEEYGSLGLPASEFERHIAYDIGVETVTRELAATLGVPAVLANFSRLLIDPNRGEDDPTLIRQLYDGTIVPGNYPMAAEERERRLDRFYRPYHDAVGAMIASVAEASGKAPFIFSVHSFTPVMQGIRRPWHVGILWDLDDRVARPLIDMLAADKSLVVGDNEPYDGALRGDTMFRHAIVNGFAHALIEIRQDLIAGREDALAWAEQLAPIVDAIDRRPDIHQVKKFGSRTGPV, from the coding sequence ATGACCCGATCCACAGTTTTCGCGCCTTTCGATATCGTCGAAGGCGATCGCAAGCGAGGCATCGTTCTGCTTGGCGATCATGCCCGCCGCGCCCTGCCTGAGGAGTATGGCAGCCTCGGCCTGCCGGCGAGCGAGTTCGAGCGGCACATCGCCTACGATATCGGCGTCGAGACGGTGACGCGCGAGCTGGCGGCGACGCTCGGCGTGCCGGCTGTGCTCGCCAACTTCTCGCGGCTTTTGATCGATCCCAACCGCGGCGAGGACGACCCGACGCTGATCCGCCAGCTCTATGACGGCACCATCGTGCCGGGAAACTACCCCATGGCCGCGGAAGAGCGGGAAAGACGGCTCGACCGCTTCTACCGGCCCTATCACGACGCCGTCGGCGCCATGATCGCCTCGGTGGCCGAGGCGTCCGGCAAGGCGCCCTTCATCTTCTCGGTCCACTCCTTCACACCGGTCATGCAGGGCATCCGGCGGCCCTGGCATGTCGGTATATTGTGGGACCTGGACGACCGCGTGGCGCGGCCGCTGATCGACATGCTCGCCGCCGACAAGAGCCTCGTCGTCGGCGACAACGAACCTTACGATGGGGCGCTGCGCGGCGACACCATGTTCCGGCATGCCATCGTCAACGGCTTCGCCCATGCGCTGATCGAGATCCGCCAGGACCTGATCGCCGGGCGCGAAGACGCCCTCGCCTGGGCCGAGCAGCTGGCGCCGATCGTTGACGCGATCGACCGCCGTCCCGATATACACCAGGTGAAGAAGTTCGGCTCGCGCACCGGGCCGGTGTGA
- a CDS encoding DUF1036 domain-containing protein, with protein MRRAFALPILTVAAGLTAMVAASPARADFRVCNATQNLVGVGIGYRAKAGWITEGWWHIEGSSCKTLIEGPLSSRFYYLYAEDAERGGRWDGPINMCVAEKEFKIAGVTDCVARGFQRAGFQEYDTGEQASWMVQLTDEPATGGAPAAPAPGTNSQ; from the coding sequence ATGCGCCGTGCCTTCGCCTTGCCGATCCTGACCGTCGCCGCCGGGCTCACAGCCATGGTCGCGGCGTCGCCCGCCCGGGCCGATTTCCGCGTCTGCAACGCCACACAGAACCTGGTCGGCGTCGGCATCGGCTATCGCGCCAAGGCCGGCTGGATCACCGAGGGCTGGTGGCACATCGAAGGGTCGAGCTGCAAGACGCTGATCGAGGGTCCGCTGTCATCAAGGTTTTACTATCTTTATGCAGAAGACGCCGAGCGCGGCGGGCGCTGGGATGGCCCGATCAACATGTGCGTGGCCGAAAAAGAGTTCAAGATTGCCGGCGTAACCGATTGCGTCGCCCGGGGCTTCCAACGCGCCGGATTCCAAGAATATGACACGGGCGAGCAGGCAAGCTGGATGGTCCAGCTGACCGACGAGCCCGCAACGGGAGGCGCACCAGCGGCCCCCGCCCCGGGAACAAACAGTCAATGA